A DNA window from Actinomadura coerulea contains the following coding sequences:
- a CDS encoding GTPase domain-containing protein, with amino-acid sequence MLVAGLPGSGKSTLLNRLYGLRGDETAPVRAGNVRVIDSRQSRNWWARFLGPLPVRLRTPIVQSTHVWRIGRAIVAGHGVVAHTRGTWPHILHGFAWLARRRGGRLHLILIDVAPETARAGQYARGRVVAAALWARHCRRWRPLIARARSGAPLPPAAGVTVLDRDAADRLQAIHFS; translated from the coding sequence GTGCTGGTCGCCGGCCTGCCCGGCTCCGGTAAGAGCACCCTGCTCAACCGCCTGTACGGGCTGCGCGGCGACGAGACGGCCCCGGTGCGCGCCGGGAACGTCCGAGTGATCGACTCGCGCCAGTCGCGCAACTGGTGGGCGCGGTTCCTCGGGCCGCTGCCCGTCCGGCTGCGGACCCCGATCGTCCAGAGCACCCACGTGTGGCGCATCGGCCGCGCGATCGTCGCCGGGCACGGCGTCGTCGCCCACACGCGCGGCACCTGGCCGCACATCCTGCACGGCTTCGCCTGGCTGGCGCGCCGCCGCGGGGGGCGGCTGCACCTGATCCTCATCGACGTCGCGCCGGAGACCGCCCGCGCCGGCCAGTACGCGCGCGGCCGCGTCGTCGCCGCCGCCCTGTGGGCCCGCCACTGCCGCCGCTGGCGCCCCCTGATCGCCCGGGCGCGCAGCGGCGCCCCCCTGCCGCCCGCCGCCGGCGTCACCGTCCTGGACCGTGACGCCGCCGACAGGTTGCAGGCCATCCACTTCAGCTGA
- a CDS encoding S-(hydroxymethyl)mycothiol dehydrogenase, which yields MAQQVRGVVAPGKGQPVRIETIVVPDPGPGEAVVDVQACGVCHTDLHYREGGINDEFPFLLGHEAAGIVESVGEGVTEVAPGDFVVLNWRAVCGQCRACSRGRPWYCFDTHNAAQKMTLEDGTELSPALGIGAFADKTLVAAGQCTRVDPAARPEVAGLLGCGVMAGLGAAINTGGVGRGDSVAVIGCGGVGAAAVLGARLAGAARIIAVDLDERKLATASSLGATHTVNGAEKDVVATVRELTGGFGADVVIDAVGRPETYEQAFYARDLAGTVVLVGVPTPEMRLELPLLDVFGRGGSLKSSWYGDCLPSRDFPMLIDLYLQGRLDLDAFVSETIQLDGVEAAFEKMHRGDVLRSVVVL from the coding sequence ATGGCGCAGCAGGTACGCGGGGTCGTCGCACCGGGCAAGGGGCAGCCGGTGCGGATCGAGACGATCGTCGTTCCGGACCCCGGGCCCGGCGAGGCGGTCGTCGACGTCCAGGCGTGCGGGGTCTGCCACACCGACCTGCACTACCGCGAGGGCGGGATCAACGACGAGTTCCCGTTCCTGCTCGGGCACGAGGCCGCCGGGATCGTCGAGTCGGTCGGCGAGGGCGTGACCGAGGTGGCGCCCGGCGACTTCGTGGTCCTGAACTGGCGCGCGGTGTGCGGGCAGTGCCGCGCCTGCTCGCGCGGACGCCCCTGGTACTGCTTCGACACCCACAACGCCGCCCAGAAGATGACCCTCGAGGACGGGACGGAGCTGTCGCCCGCGCTCGGCATCGGCGCGTTCGCCGACAAGACCCTCGTCGCGGCCGGGCAGTGCACCAGGGTCGACCCCGCGGCGCGGCCCGAGGTCGCCGGGCTGCTCGGGTGCGGGGTGATGGCGGGGCTCGGCGCGGCGATCAACACCGGCGGGGTCGGGCGCGGCGACTCGGTCGCGGTCATCGGCTGCGGCGGCGTCGGCGCGGCGGCCGTGCTCGGCGCCCGGCTGGCCGGGGCAGCCCGGATCATCGCCGTCGACCTGGACGAGCGCAAGCTCGCCACCGCCTCCTCCCTCGGGGCCACGCACACCGTGAACGGCGCGGAGAAGGACGTCGTCGCGACGGTGCGGGAGCTGACCGGCGGGTTCGGCGCGGACGTCGTCATCGACGCGGTCGGCCGTCCCGAGACCTACGAGCAGGCCTTCTACGCCCGCGACCTCGCCGGGACGGTGGTGCTGGTCGGGGTGCCGACCCCGGAGATGAGGCTGGAGCTGCCGCTGCTGGACGTGTTCGGGCGCGGAGGGTCGCTCAAGTCGTCCTGGTACGGCGACTGCCTGCCGTCCCGCGACTTCCCCATGCTCATCGACCTCTACCTCCAGGGGCGCTTGGACCTGGACGCGTTCGTCTCCGAGACGATCCAGCTGGACGGCGTCGAGGCCGCGTTCGAGAAGATGCACCGCGGCGACGTGCTGCGCTCGGTGGTGGTGCTCTGA